The Thermosinus carboxydivorans Nor1 genomic sequence AAGTCGTCCGTCATAGTGCCAAATGTTCGAATTTCTTTGTTGTCAGGTGTGATAACGCAGGCAACGATAATCTTCTTGTGAACATCCATACCACAACAGCGTTCATGGACAATGCGGATTACTTGTTTCATGAGAAGATCCCCTCTGCGGCCTTATTTTGCGACTGGTGCAGTAACCCTTGTACGAGTAATCTACTCCGCGTGCTTCCTAAATGTAGGAGCAACAATTTGTGGTGCACCAGGTAACTGGGGTTCAGTCTACCCTTCAGGCTCGAAGCACTAGCAAGCTATCGACCTCTCTTCGCCAGCCGCAAAAAAATTATTCTACATATGCACCTGGTTTTCATTCTTTGTTGGTGTCGTGCTAACGACATGGGGGGTCTACCCTGAAAAATCAGTGACTTCAAGTTGGAAAATATAGGGAACCACAGAGGACGCGGAGAAATTTAAATTATTATATTCTTCGCGTGATAGATATCACGCGCTCTGTGTCCTCCGTGGTTAAACTTCAATGTTTTCATGCTTTGTGGTGCCAATTATTGGCATGATCATCTCTGTGGTTAAATATTTTTTATCGTTTGAGCAAAAACTCCGGGAATTTTTTCCCGGAGTTAAAATTTTATTCCTGTATCATTTTAATAAAGTATTGATGGATGCGGTCATCGTCCGTCAGTTCCGGATGGAAAGCCGTCGCCAGGAATTTCCCTTGCCGAGCGATAACGATTTTGTCATTCACGGTCGCCAGTACCTGGACCGCCGGACCAACGCTCTCGATATAAGGAGCACGGATAAAGACGGCCCGCACCGGCTTGCCGCCAAATTCCGGCACGTTAAGGTCGGCCTCAAAACTCTCGCGCTGGCGGCCGAAAGCATTGCGCCGCACCACGGTGTCCATCAGGCCCAGCCGGGGCTGGTCGCTGCCGATAATGTCTTTCGCCAGCAGGATCATGCCGGCGCAAGTGCCGTAGATGGCAAGACCATTGGCGGCCCGCTCCTTAATTTTATCCATGAGGCCCCACTCGATCATCAGTTTGCCAATTGTCGTGCTCTCACCGCCAGGGATGATAAGCCCGGCGACATCATCAAGCTCTTGGGGTTTGCGGATTTCTACCGCTTCTACCCCGCACCGCTCCAGCATCCAGCGGTGCTCGCGGAAAGCGCCCTGCAGGGCAAGTACGCCGACTTTCATGTTTACCAGCCCCGTTCCTGCATGCGCTCATGGGGCGCAATCGTCGAAATTTCGATACCCACCATGGGCTCGCCCAGGTCTTTCGACACTTCGGCCAACACCTGAGGATCGTTGTAATAAGTGGTCGCCGCCACAATCGCCTTGGCCCGCTTAACCGGATCGCCGGACTTAAAGATGCCGGAACCGACGAAAATACCGTCGCAGCCCAGCTGCATCATCAGCGCGGCATCAGCCGGAGTAGCAATCCCGCCGGCGGCAAAGTTGACGACTGGCAGCCGACCCAGTTTCTTCGTTTCCAATACCAGTTCGAGCGGCGCCCCAATGTTTTTGGCAAACGCCGGCACTTCGTCATCAGGCAGATTGACCAGTGTGCGAATCTCGCTCATCACTTGGCGCATATGCTTTACAGCCTCGACGACATTGCCCGTACCCGGCTCGCCTTTGGTGCGGATCATGGCCGCCCCTTCCCCGATGCGGCGCAGCGCCTCGCCCAAATTTTTCGCGCCACAAACGAAAGGCACTTTGAACTGATGCTTGTTGATATGGAACTTATCATCAGCGGGAGTGAGCACTTCACTCTCATCGATATAGTCAACACCCAGCGCCTCCAGAATTTGCGCCTCCACGAAATGGCCGATTCTAGCCTTGGCCATAACCGGGATGGTTACGGCATCCATGATGCGTAGGATAACTGTCGGGTCAGCCATGCGCGCCACCCCGCCAGCTGCCCGGATATCGGCCGGCACCCGCTCAAGGGCCATAACGGCGCACGCGCCCGCCTGCTCGGCAATTTTCGCCTGTTCCGGCGTTGTTACGTCCATTATTACGCCGCCTTTCAGCATTTCCGCCAGGCCAGCTTTTACCCGAAAAGTACCTTGTTCCATAGCCCAACCCCCTAGTTAGTCAAAAAATCATAATCACATATGACATATTTTAATACGACAGTTTGCGGCCTATTCCTGCTCTTATCGCCTGCATCATTCAAAAAAAAAGCGCAGCTAATCGCCACGATCGCTTCTCAATCCGATCAACATTTTGCCTACTGTTCAGCGCGGTAATCTCCGGCTGCCGCCAGACCGGCCATCTCGTTCAGCGCCGCGCCGACGCGCGGATCTTGTTGGGCCAGCATCCGGAAAAAAGCGTCCAACACTACCGGGTCAAACATCCGTCCCTTTTCCTGCTGCATAAACTGAAGCGCCTGCCGGATATCCAGGCGAGGCCGGTATACCCGGTCGGCAGTCAGGGCTTCGTAGACATCGGCAACACAAATAATGCGGGAAGCCAGTGGAATTTGTTCGCCCTGCAACCCGGCGGGATAGCCGTTACCATCATACCATTCATGGTGATACAAAATATTCCGGGCAATATCTTCAGGTAAATGGATGTTTTTCAAGATGTTA encodes the following:
- the pdxS gene encoding pyridoxal 5'-phosphate synthase lyase subunit PdxS gives rise to the protein MEQGTFRVKAGLAEMLKGGVIMDVTTPEQAKIAEQAGACAVMALERVPADIRAAGGVARMADPTVILRIMDAVTIPVMAKARIGHFVEAQILEALGVDYIDESEVLTPADDKFHINKHQFKVPFVCGAKNLGEALRRIGEGAAMIRTKGEPGTGNVVEAVKHMRQVMSEIRTLVNLPDDEVPAFAKNIGAPLELVLETKKLGRLPVVNFAAGGIATPADAALMMQLGCDGIFVGSGIFKSGDPVKRAKAIVAATTYYNDPQVLAEVSKDLGEPMVGIEISTIAPHERMQERGW
- a CDS encoding HD-GYP domain-containing protein, producing MGELIYGISDKVRLREQKNRLFIESGIALAELVDTHDEATGKHSLRVRDLAVALGREMGLTARELDKLAVAAILHDIGKIGIPENILNKPGRLTEEEYAIIKRHTIIGYNILKNIHLPEDIARNILYHHEWYDGNGYPAGLQGEQIPLASRIICVADVYEALTADRVYRPRLDIRQALQFMQQEKGRMFDPVVLDAFFRMLAQQDPRVGAALNEMAGLAAAGDYRAEQ
- the pdxT gene encoding pyridoxal 5'-phosphate synthase glutaminase subunit PdxT codes for the protein MKVGVLALQGAFREHRWMLERCGVEAVEIRKPQELDDVAGLIIPGGESTTIGKLMIEWGLMDKIKERAANGLAIYGTCAGMILLAKDIIGSDQPRLGLMDTVVRRNAFGRQRESFEADLNVPEFGGKPVRAVFIRAPYIESVGPAVQVLATVNDKIVIARQGKFLATAFHPELTDDDRIHQYFIKMIQE